In one Streptomyces marincola genomic region, the following are encoded:
- a CDS encoding MFS transporter → MTPAAAGLRFYRDIFRIPGARPFVGATLVGRLPMSALSLSTVFLITHVTDGYAAAGAVAAGGALCYALVVPQIGYAVDRFGQSRVLRPVAAAFGVAGALFVLAARSGAPGWLLFAAGAAFGALMPPLSALVRARWSHMTAADTSGTLLRSSYSFESVADELIFVIGPLLVSTVVLVHPSAGVVTVTVCGVAGCLLLAAQRRTEPPVLPRAPGGGRAMSSAGLRLVCGVYVCTAAMFAGWELSTMAFVDTYGQPWMVGGVLATYAVGSAVGGLWYGARQWRSPLDRQFLLALGAVVVGVGPLFAMPGVAALWAFSLFSGVLVAPTVIAGYSLVRQGLPAAGLTEGMAWLSTAVGVGRALGVLTVGVVADAHGARWAYAVTLACGCAGLLVALAGARQLRALAAARFTDAA, encoded by the coding sequence GTGACGCCAGCTGCCGCCGGGCTGCGGTTCTACCGGGACATCTTCCGCATACCGGGTGCCCGCCCCTTCGTCGGTGCCACGCTCGTCGGCCGTCTGCCCATGTCCGCGCTGTCGCTGAGCACCGTCTTCCTCATCACCCATGTCACGGACGGCTATGCGGCGGCCGGAGCCGTGGCGGCCGGCGGAGCACTGTGCTACGCCCTCGTGGTGCCGCAGATCGGCTACGCCGTGGACCGCTTCGGCCAGTCCCGCGTGCTGCGGCCGGTGGCGGCGGCGTTCGGGGTCGCGGGAGCACTGTTCGTACTCGCCGCCCGGTCCGGCGCGCCCGGCTGGCTCCTGTTCGCGGCCGGCGCCGCCTTCGGCGCCCTCATGCCACCGCTGAGCGCCCTGGTGCGGGCCCGCTGGAGCCACATGACCGCGGCCGACACCAGCGGCACCCTGCTCAGGTCCTCCTACTCCTTCGAGTCGGTCGCCGATGAACTGATCTTCGTGATCGGCCCGCTGCTCGTCTCCACCGTCGTCCTCGTCCACCCGTCGGCCGGGGTCGTGACCGTCACGGTCTGCGGCGTCGCCGGCTGCCTGCTGCTCGCCGCCCAGCGGCGCACCGAGCCGCCCGTGCTGCCCCGCGCGCCGGGCGGCGGCCGGGCGATGTCGTCGGCGGGACTGCGCCTGGTGTGCGGGGTGTACGTGTGCACCGCCGCCATGTTCGCCGGGTGGGAACTGAGCACCATGGCCTTCGTCGACACCTACGGGCAGCCGTGGATGGTCGGCGGTGTCCTGGCCACCTACGCGGTGGGCAGCGCTGTCGGCGGCCTGTGGTACGGGGCGCGGCAGTGGCGGTCACCGCTCGACCGGCAGTTCCTGCTGGCGCTCGGCGCGGTCGTGGTCGGGGTCGGGCCGCTGTTCGCGATGCCGGGCGTGGCGGCGCTGTGGGCGTTCTCCCTCTTCTCCGGCGTCCTCGTCGCGCCCACCGTCATCGCCGGCTACAGCCTGGTGCGGCAGGGGCTGCCGGCCGCCGGCCTCACCGAGGGCATGGCCTGGCTGTCGACCGCCGTGGGTGTCGGCCGCGCCCTCGGTGTGCTGACCGTGGGCGTGGTGGCCGACGCCCACGGCGCCCGCTGGGCCTACGCGGTCACCCTCGCCTGCGGCTGCGCGGGGCTGCTGGTGGCGCTGGCCGGCGCGCGGCAGTTGCGCGCACTGGCCGCGGCCCGCTTCACCGACGCGGCCTGA
- a CDS encoding SAM-dependent methyltransferase, with protein sequence MGFSAEQIDTSRAHPARMYDYFLGGQDNYEVDREAAERIMRLLPDIEMAARENRGFLRRATRAVARRGIGQIIDVGTGIPTSPNTHEIARAVNPDVRVAYVDNDPIVSTYAGAKLVNDGNAAFALADLRDPKAVLDSPAVARLIDFGQPVALLLVAILHFVDDASDPAGIVRALTEPLAPGSVLVLSHGTMDFHDSERIDQVREVYADSTANLTPRPLSEIAAYFDGFDLIDPPGLVQPPFWQPDAPVPDDPMLRGLGFYCGVGVKR encoded by the coding sequence ATGGGCTTCTCGGCCGAACAGATCGACACCAGCCGCGCGCATCCCGCGCGTATGTACGACTATTTCCTCGGTGGGCAGGACAACTACGAGGTCGACCGGGAGGCGGCCGAGCGCATCATGCGGCTGCTGCCCGACATCGAGATGGCGGCGCGCGAGAACCGCGGCTTCCTGCGCCGGGCCACCAGGGCCGTGGCCCGGCGCGGCATCGGCCAGATCATCGATGTCGGGACCGGTATACCCACCTCGCCGAACACCCACGAGATCGCCCGCGCGGTCAACCCGGACGTCCGGGTGGCCTACGTCGACAACGACCCGATCGTCAGCACCTACGCGGGAGCCAAGCTCGTCAACGACGGCAACGCGGCGTTCGCCCTCGCGGACCTGCGCGACCCCAAGGCCGTGCTCGACAGCCCGGCCGTCGCCCGGCTCATCGACTTCGGGCAGCCGGTGGCACTGCTCCTCGTGGCGATCCTCCACTTCGTGGACGACGCGTCCGACCCGGCCGGCATCGTGCGCGCGCTGACCGAGCCGCTGGCGCCCGGCAGCGTGCTGGTCCTCAGCCACGGCACCATGGACTTCCACGACTCCGAGCGGATCGACCAGGTGCGCGAGGTGTACGCGGACTCCACGGCGAACCTGACGCCGCGCCCACTGAGCGAGATCGCCGCCTACTTCGACGGGTTCGACCTCATCGATCCCCCCGGGCTCGTCCAGCCGCCGTTCTGGCAGCCGGACGCCCCGGTGCCCGACGACCCGATGCTGCGCGGGCTGGGGTTCTACTGCGGAGTCGGCGTCAAGCGCTGA
- a CDS encoding TerC family protein — protein MDVSLTMWVVTVLVLCALIAVDFFFGRKPHEVTLREAGTWTIIWIVLAVLFGLWLLVAEGGTPAGEFFAGYVTEKSLSVDNLFVFVLIMTKFAVPAQYQARVLLVGVLIALVLRGIFIAAGAALIASFSWVFYFFGAFLIWTAWKLIKDARSDEEEEEYEENRFLKLVERRFPSTDEYHGTKLWIYENGKRLITPMLIVMLAIGSTDILFALDSIPAIYGLTEDPYIVFTANAFALMGLRQLYFLIGGLLQKLVHLSYGLSIILGFIGVKLILHALHESGVHVPEISTFVSLGVICGVLIVTTITSLMATRKEQQQSSDSTKSGS, from the coding sequence GTGGACGTCTCGTTGACCATGTGGGTGGTCACGGTGTTGGTGCTGTGCGCACTCATCGCCGTCGACTTCTTCTTCGGGCGCAAACCACACGAGGTGACGCTCCGCGAGGCCGGGACCTGGACCATCATCTGGATCGTGCTCGCGGTCCTGTTCGGCCTGTGGCTGCTCGTCGCCGAAGGCGGCACCCCCGCCGGTGAGTTCTTCGCCGGATACGTGACCGAGAAGTCGCTGAGCGTCGACAATCTCTTCGTCTTCGTGCTGATCATGACCAAGTTCGCCGTGCCCGCCCAGTACCAGGCGCGCGTGCTGCTGGTCGGCGTCCTGATCGCGCTCGTGCTGCGCGGCATCTTCATCGCGGCCGGCGCCGCGCTCATCGCGAGCTTCTCCTGGGTCTTCTACTTCTTCGGCGCCTTCCTGATCTGGACCGCGTGGAAGCTGATCAAGGACGCGCGCAGCGACGAGGAGGAAGAGGAGTACGAGGAGAACCGCTTCCTGAAGCTGGTCGAGCGGCGCTTCCCCTCCACCGACGAGTACCACGGCACCAAGCTGTGGATCTACGAGAACGGCAAGCGCCTGATCACGCCGATGCTCATCGTCATGCTGGCGATCGGCAGCACGGACATCCTCTTCGCGCTCGACTCCATCCCGGCCATCTACGGCCTCACCGAGGACCCCTACATCGTCTTCACGGCCAACGCGTTCGCGCTGATGGGCCTGCGGCAGCTGTACTTCCTCATCGGCGGCCTGCTCCAGAAGCTGGTGCACCTGTCGTACGGCCTGTCGATCATCCTCGGCTTCATCGGCGTCAAGCTGATCCTGCACGCGCTGCACGAGTCCGGGGTGCACGTCCCCGAGATCAGCACCTTCGTCTCGCTCGGCGTGATCTGCGGCGTCCTGATCGTGACCACGATCACGAGCCTCATGGCGACCCGCAAGGAGCAGCAGCAGAGCTCGGACTCCACCAAGAGCGGCTCGTAG
- a CDS encoding glycoside hydrolase family 95 protein, giving the protein MDTTPHRLWYPRPARTWLEALPVGNGRLGAMVHGGTATEELQLNEDTIWAGGPHTFDNPAALGALPEIRRLVFAGEWDAAQRLVDDAFMGVPVKQPPYQTVGSLRLAFTRAAEPGEREEAADRDGQVTDYRRELDLATAVHTVEYTRAGVRYRREVLASAPDQVVAVRLTADAPGAVSFTASFDSPLATGSSSPDATTIELTGRGEDYGGVAGRVRFTALARAVAEGGTVDSAGGRLRVRGADAVTLLVTAGTNHVDWQDLSGDPRRRATADLDGAAARPYPRLRERHVADHGALFGRADLQLPATEAAARPTDERVRAFADGGDPQLAALCFQFGRYLLIASSRPGTQPANLQGLWNDMTDPPWGCKYTININTEMNYWPAGPANLLECWQPLFALLADLRVAGARTAKDSYGARGWVAHHNVDAWRGTAPVDGAFWGMWPTGGAWLAMSLWEHYRFTGDVAALREHYPVLADAARFFLDTLVTDPTSGHLVTCPSVSPENAHHPGDGGSLCAGPTMDGQILRDLFAAVDAAGRLLDVDEDLRAEARAAARRLPPMRVGAQGQLQEWQEDWDAQAPEQHHRHVSHLYGLHPSNQITEETPALFDAARVTLEQRGDAGTGWSLGWKINFWARLGDGDRSFKLLSDQLTPERTAPNLFDLHPPFQIDGNFAATAGITEWLVQSHTDELRLLPALPGALPEGRVRGLLARGGFEVALDWSGGALTRARVLSRLGRTARVRTAVDLDVTEIPEITEAGERAVDVRRPAPGVAEFATREGSTYVLRPRR; this is encoded by the coding sequence ATGGATACGACCCCGCACCGCCTGTGGTACCCACGGCCCGCACGCACCTGGCTGGAGGCCCTGCCCGTCGGCAACGGCAGGCTCGGCGCCATGGTGCACGGCGGCACGGCGACGGAGGAGCTGCAACTCAACGAGGACACGATATGGGCCGGCGGCCCGCACACCTTCGACAACCCCGCCGCGCTCGGGGCGCTGCCCGAGATCAGACGCCTGGTGTTCGCCGGCGAGTGGGACGCCGCGCAGCGGCTCGTCGACGACGCGTTCATGGGCGTGCCCGTCAAGCAGCCGCCGTACCAGACGGTCGGCAGCCTGCGGCTGGCCTTCACCCGGGCAGCGGAACCGGGGGAACGGGAGGAGGCGGCCGACCGGGACGGGCAGGTCACCGACTACCGGCGCGAACTCGACCTGGCCACGGCCGTGCACACGGTGGAGTACACGCGAGCCGGCGTACGGTACCGGCGCGAAGTGCTGGCCAGCGCGCCGGACCAGGTCGTCGCCGTGCGGCTGACCGCCGACGCGCCCGGCGCGGTGTCGTTCACCGCGTCCTTCGACAGCCCGCTGGCCACCGGCTCCTCCTCCCCCGACGCCACGACGATCGAACTGACCGGCCGCGGCGAGGACTACGGCGGGGTGGCCGGCCGCGTCCGCTTCACGGCACTGGCCCGCGCGGTGGCCGAGGGCGGCACGGTCGACTCGGCCGGCGGACGGCTGCGCGTGCGCGGCGCCGACGCGGTGACCCTGCTGGTCACCGCGGGTACGAACCACGTCGACTGGCAGGACCTGAGCGGCGACCCGCGGCGGCGCGCGACGGCGGACCTCGACGGAGCCGCGGCCCGCCCCTACCCGCGCCTGCGGGAGCGGCATGTGGCCGACCACGGCGCGCTGTTCGGGCGCGCGGACCTCCAACTGCCGGCGACCGAGGCAGCCGCGCGCCCCACGGACGAGCGCGTACGGGCTTTCGCCGACGGAGGCGACCCGCAACTCGCCGCGCTCTGCTTCCAGTTCGGCCGGTACCTGCTGATCGCCTCGTCCCGCCCCGGCACCCAGCCCGCGAACCTCCAGGGGCTGTGGAACGACATGACCGACCCGCCGTGGGGCTGCAAGTACACCATCAACATCAACACCGAGATGAACTACTGGCCGGCGGGGCCCGCCAACCTCCTGGAGTGCTGGCAGCCGCTGTTCGCCCTGCTCGCGGACCTGCGCGTCGCGGGCGCCCGCACGGCGAAGGACAGTTACGGCGCACGCGGCTGGGTCGCCCACCACAACGTGGACGCGTGGCGCGGAACCGCCCCGGTGGACGGCGCGTTCTGGGGCATGTGGCCCACCGGCGGCGCGTGGCTCGCGATGTCCCTGTGGGAGCACTACCGGTTCACCGGTGACGTCGCGGCCCTGCGGGAGCACTACCCGGTGCTGGCCGACGCCGCCCGGTTCTTCCTCGACACGCTGGTGACCGATCCCACGTCCGGGCACCTGGTGACGTGCCCCTCGGTGTCACCGGAGAACGCGCACCACCCCGGGGACGGCGGCTCGCTGTGCGCGGGGCCGACGATGGACGGCCAGATCCTGCGCGACCTGTTCGCGGCCGTGGACGCGGCGGGGCGGCTGCTCGACGTGGACGAGGACCTGCGCGCGGAGGCCAGGGCGGCGGCCCGCAGGCTGCCGCCCATGCGGGTGGGGGCGCAGGGGCAGCTCCAGGAGTGGCAGGAGGACTGGGACGCCCAGGCTCCCGAGCAGCACCACCGGCACGTCTCGCACCTGTACGGACTGCACCCGAGCAATCAGATCACCGAGGAGACCCCCGCGCTGTTCGACGCGGCGCGGGTGACCCTGGAGCAGCGCGGCGACGCGGGCACCGGCTGGTCGCTCGGCTGGAAGATCAACTTCTGGGCGCGGCTCGGCGACGGCGACCGTTCGTTCAAACTCCTCTCCGACCAGCTGACACCGGAGCGGACGGCGCCCAACCTGTTCGACCTGCACCCGCCGTTCCAGATCGACGGCAACTTCGCGGCCACCGCCGGCATCACCGAGTGGCTGGTGCAGAGCCACACGGACGAGCTGCGCCTGCTGCCCGCCCTGCCCGGCGCCCTGCCCGAGGGCAGGGTGCGCGGCCTGCTGGCCCGCGGCGGCTTCGAGGTGGCCCTCGACTGGTCGGGCGGCGCGCTGACCCGGGCCCGGGTGCTGTCGCGGCTCGGCCGGACGGCGCGCGTGCGTACCGCCGTCGACCTCGACGTCACCGAGATACCCGAGATCACCGAGGCCGGTGAACGGGCGGTCGACGTGCGGCGCCCGGCGCCCGGCGTGGCGGAGTTCGCGACCCGGGAGGGCTCGACGTACGTGCTCAGGCCGCGTCGGTGA
- a CDS encoding helix-turn-helix domain-containing protein has product MAGGQVSGAATVLRLVLGKRLQDLREAAGVSFDEAARALDVTHATIRRMEKAQVGLKIPYVEKLLRVYGVTEQEDIDAFLRLVREANQPGWWHRYRDVLPDWFTAFISLEAEADQIRAYEPHYMPGLLQTEAYAETVLRAGLPHAPAREIERLVALRMDRQELLAGPRPPLLWIVLDETVMRRPIGRPEVMRDQITRLIESTASPHVRLQIMPFSAGPHPAMYGPFHLFRFPLPELSDVACAESLAGAVYFDQRDDVSAFREALDRMCAQAAPVHRTEAILSGIRKEI; this is encoded by the coding sequence GTGGCCGGCGGACAGGTCAGCGGAGCGGCGACCGTGCTGCGGCTCGTGCTGGGCAAACGGCTTCAGGACCTGCGCGAGGCGGCCGGGGTCTCGTTCGACGAGGCGGCCCGGGCGCTCGATGTGACCCACGCCACCATCCGCCGGATGGAGAAGGCGCAGGTGGGTCTCAAGATCCCCTACGTGGAGAAGCTGCTGCGCGTCTACGGGGTGACGGAGCAGGAGGACATCGACGCGTTCCTCCGCCTCGTCCGCGAGGCCAACCAGCCCGGCTGGTGGCACCGCTACCGCGACGTCCTGCCCGACTGGTTCACGGCGTTCATCAGCCTGGAGGCCGAGGCCGACCAGATCCGCGCCTACGAGCCGCACTACATGCCAGGGCTGCTCCAGACGGAGGCGTACGCCGAGACGGTGCTCCGCGCCGGTCTCCCGCACGCACCCGCCCGCGAGATCGAACGGCTGGTGGCGCTGCGCATGGACCGCCAGGAGCTGCTGGCAGGTCCCCGGCCGCCGCTGCTGTGGATCGTGCTGGACGAGACGGTGATGCGCCGGCCGATCGGGCGTCCTGAGGTCATGCGCGACCAGATCACCCGACTGATCGAGAGCACCGCGTCACCGCATGTCAGGCTCCAGATCATGCCCTTCTCCGCGGGGCCGCACCCGGCCATGTACGGCCCCTTCCACCTGTTCCGGTTTCCGCTGCCCGAGCTGTCCGACGTGGCGTGCGCGGAGAGCCTGGCCGGCGCCGTGTACTTCGACCAGCGCGACGACGTCTCGGCGTTCCGCGAGGCGCTGGACCGGATGTGCGCACAGGCCGCGCCGGTGCACCGCACCGAGGCCATCCTGAGTGGTATTCGCAAGGAGATCTGA
- a CDS encoding DUF397 domain-containing protein, protein MERIYNGMPAKHLGTEGWAKPWSGGNGGSCVEVMRLRDGRVALRQSTDPDGPALICTHHEIRRFIQGVKSGEADFLLV, encoded by the coding sequence ATGGAGCGCATCTACAACGGCATGCCGGCCAAGCACTTGGGCACCGAGGGCTGGGCCAAGCCGTGGAGCGGCGGCAACGGCGGAAGCTGCGTCGAGGTGATGAGGCTCCGGGACGGACGAGTGGCCTTGAGGCAGTCGACCGATCCCGACGGGCCGGCGCTGATCTGCACCCATCACGAGATCCGGCGATTCATCCAAGGGGTGAAATCCGGGGAAGCGGACTTTCTGCTCGTGTGA
- a CDS encoding SGM_3592 family protein — MGTEPRGQDDPQPDEWDNVVLDESFVRGAEVREPTARTRMLRERWKDGGPAPQPWRSDEPPAGWIHGSGSGRRRERPARQRKRRWFRRRKKEGDGE, encoded by the coding sequence ATGGGCACGGAGCCGAGGGGTCAGGACGACCCGCAGCCCGACGAGTGGGACAACGTGGTGCTGGACGAGAGCTTCGTCCGGGGCGCGGAGGTGCGCGAGCCGACCGCCAGGACGCGCATGCTGCGCGAGCGCTGGAAGGACGGCGGGCCCGCCCCGCAGCCGTGGCGTTCCGACGAACCTCCCGCCGGCTGGATACACGGTTCGGGTTCGGGACGGCGCCGCGAGCGGCCCGCCCGGCAGCGCAAGCGGCGCTGGTTCCGCCGCAGGAAGAAGGAAGGCGACGGCGAGTAG
- a CDS encoding glycoside hydrolase family 2 TIM barrel-domain containing protein — translation MDTRSEDARLPYYEDHSPGSGTLPARAWYAASDAVRLSLDGTWQFRLADTAEGTGTGFVADDADLAGWSEVAVPGHWVLQGHGAPAYTNVQYPFPVDPPRVPTENPTGDHRRVFDLPPDWPADGETVLRFEGVESCARVWLNGRELGTFTGSRLPHEFAVGHLLRPAGNVLAVRVHQWSAGSYLEDQDMWWLPGIFREVGLHHRPEHAPADFFVHAGYDHTTGRGTLRVDSAPQGRVTVPELGLDLETGEEASVPVEPWTAETPRLYDGVLATAGERIPLRIGFRTVVVRDGVFRANGRRVLFRGVNRHEFHPEAGRAVDVETMRQDILLMKRHNINAVRTSHYPPHPAFLDLCDELGLWVIDECDLETHGFSFFPEWRGNPVTDERFTPALVDRARRMVERDKNHPSVVIWSLGNESGGGAGLGAMARWIRDRDPSRPLHYENDSTYPDSDFYSRMYASHAEVELIGRREEEPLADPDLDARRRSLPFLLCEYAHAMGNGPGGLSEYQRLFETYERLQGGFVWEWIDHGLPKRTPDGRTYFAYGGDFGEEVHDGNFVCDGLLFPDRTPSPGLLEYKKVIEPVRITGDAGRGTLTVRNGHDFADLSHLAFEWVFETDGERLGGGLLDVPPLAPGESADIALPPAPAAGGGAEGESVWTVRAVLARDTAWAAAGHVVAWGQIAASGHRRRAAPAPALAVAGRRADGTITLGPAEFDAATGALTRLGGLVPVSAPRLDVWRAPTDNDLGASWHEEARYGMRWRELGLHRVRHRLDGVSLEDGTLTVRTRVAPAATDAGLRTEYRWSATGDELWLNVAVTAEGDWPCPLPRLGLRLGLPAAFGRAAWFGGGPGEAYPDTRAAAALGRWELPVDALQTPYVRPQENGARADVRWAELRTADGSGLRMRAGSAPFWFTARRWTSEQLDAASHTTDLVPGDAVWVNLDHGQQGIGSQSCGPGPLPQYLLAAGAAEFSLSFREVAPESPAG, via the coding sequence ATGGACACCCGGTCCGAGGACGCCCGGCTCCCCTATTACGAGGACCACTCCCCCGGCAGCGGAACGCTCCCCGCCCGCGCCTGGTACGCCGCCTCCGACGCGGTGCGGCTCTCCCTCGACGGCACGTGGCAGTTCCGGCTCGCGGACACCGCGGAGGGAACGGGTACCGGCTTCGTCGCGGACGACGCCGACCTCGCCGGCTGGTCGGAGGTGGCGGTCCCGGGCCACTGGGTCCTCCAGGGCCACGGCGCTCCGGCCTACACGAACGTGCAGTACCCCTTCCCCGTCGACCCGCCCCGGGTCCCCACCGAGAACCCGACCGGCGACCACAGGCGGGTCTTCGACCTGCCTCCCGACTGGCCCGCGGACGGCGAGACCGTGCTGCGCTTCGAGGGTGTGGAGTCCTGCGCGCGGGTGTGGCTCAACGGGCGGGAACTCGGCACGTTCACGGGCAGCAGGCTGCCCCACGAGTTCGCGGTCGGCCACCTGCTGCGGCCGGCGGGCAACGTGCTCGCCGTCCGCGTCCACCAGTGGTCGGCCGGGTCCTACCTGGAGGACCAGGACATGTGGTGGCTGCCGGGCATCTTCCGCGAGGTCGGCCTGCACCACAGGCCCGAGCACGCGCCGGCCGACTTCTTCGTCCACGCCGGCTACGACCACACCACCGGCCGCGGCACCCTGCGCGTGGACAGCGCGCCGCAGGGGCGGGTGACCGTGCCCGAGCTCGGCCTCGACCTCGAAACCGGCGAGGAGGCATCCGTTCCCGTCGAGCCGTGGACGGCCGAGACCCCGCGCCTGTACGACGGCGTGCTCGCCACCGCGGGCGAGCGGATTCCGCTGCGCATCGGCTTCCGCACGGTGGTCGTGCGGGACGGGGTGTTCCGGGCCAACGGCCGGCGCGTCCTCTTCCGCGGCGTGAACCGGCACGAGTTCCACCCCGAGGCCGGGCGCGCGGTGGACGTCGAGACCATGCGGCAGGACATCCTGCTGATGAAGCGGCACAACATCAACGCCGTCCGCACCAGCCACTACCCGCCGCATCCCGCGTTCCTCGACCTGTGCGACGAACTGGGCCTGTGGGTCATCGACGAATGCGACCTGGAGACCCACGGCTTCAGCTTCTTCCCGGAGTGGCGCGGCAATCCCGTCACCGACGAGCGGTTCACCCCCGCCCTCGTCGACCGCGCCCGGCGCATGGTCGAGCGGGACAAGAACCACCCCTCCGTCGTGATCTGGTCGCTGGGCAACGAGAGCGGGGGCGGCGCGGGGCTCGGCGCCATGGCCCGCTGGATCCGGGACCGCGACCCCTCCCGCCCGCTGCACTACGAGAACGACAGCACGTACCCGGACAGCGACTTCTACTCGCGGATGTACGCCTCGCACGCCGAGGTCGAGCTGATCGGGCGCCGCGAGGAGGAACCGCTGGCCGACCCGGACCTCGACGCCCGCAGGCGGTCGCTCCCGTTCCTGCTGTGCGAGTACGCGCACGCCATGGGCAACGGACCGGGCGGGCTCTCCGAGTACCAACGGCTGTTCGAGACCTACGAGCGACTCCAGGGCGGCTTCGTCTGGGAGTGGATCGACCACGGGCTGCCGAAGCGGACGCCCGACGGGCGGACCTACTTCGCCTACGGGGGCGACTTCGGCGAAGAGGTGCACGACGGCAACTTCGTGTGCGACGGCCTGCTGTTCCCCGACCGCACGCCCTCGCCCGGGCTGCTTGAGTACAAGAAGGTCATCGAACCGGTGCGCATCACCGGCGACGCCGGGCGCGGCACGCTCACCGTGCGCAACGGCCACGATTTCGCCGACCTGTCCCACCTGGCCTTCGAGTGGGTCTTCGAGACCGACGGCGAACGCCTGGGCGGAGGCCTGCTCGACGTCCCGCCCCTGGCCCCCGGCGAGTCGGCCGACATCGCGCTGCCGCCGGCCCCCGCGGCGGGCGGCGGCGCGGAGGGCGAGTCCGTGTGGACCGTGCGCGCGGTGCTCGCCCGGGACACCGCGTGGGCCGCCGCGGGCCACGTCGTGGCCTGGGGGCAGATCGCCGCCTCGGGTCACCGGCGGCGCGCGGCCCCGGCGCCCGCGCTCGCCGTCGCCGGCCGGCGCGCGGACGGCACGATCACGCTCGGGCCGGCGGAGTTCGACGCCGCCACCGGCGCCCTGACGCGGCTCGGCGGCCTCGTCCCCGTGTCGGCGCCGCGCCTGGACGTGTGGCGCGCGCCCACCGACAACGACCTCGGCGCCTCCTGGCACGAGGAGGCCAGGTACGGCATGCGCTGGCGCGAACTCGGCCTGCACCGCGTGCGCCACCGTCTCGACGGCGTGAGCCTGGAGGACGGCACCCTCACCGTGCGCACGCGCGTCGCGCCGGCCGCGACCGACGCCGGACTGCGCACCGAGTACCGGTGGAGCGCGACCGGGGACGAGCTGTGGCTGAACGTGGCGGTGACGGCGGAGGGCGACTGGCCCTGCCCGCTCCCCCGGCTCGGGCTGCGCCTGGGACTGCCGGCGGCGTTCGGGCGCGCCGCCTGGTTCGGTGGCGGACCGGGCGAGGCGTACCCGGACACCCGCGCCGCCGCGGCGCTCGGCCGCTGGGAACTGCCGGTCGACGCACTTCAGACGCCGTACGTGCGACCGCAGGAGAACGGGGCGCGGGCCGATGTCCGCTGGGCCGAACTGCGCACCGCGGACGGCTCGGGACTGCGGATGAGGGCGGGCTCGGCACCGTTCTGGTTCACCGCGCGGCGCTGGACGAGCGAGCAGCTCGACGCCGCCTCGCACACCACGGACCTGGTTCCCGGCGACGCGGTGTGGGTCAACCTCGACCACGGGCAGCAGGGGATCGGCAGCCAGTCCTGCGGCCCCGGGCCGCTGCCGCAGTACCTCCTCGCCGCCGGGGCGGCCGAGTTCTCCCTGTCGTTCCGGGAGGTCGCGCCGGAGTCCCCGGCGGGCTGA
- a CDS encoding ATP-binding protein — MRAGSTVHPDQRLRFLLPAADTSPAEARRRTRGQLMAWAATQETCENAALVISELVTNALRHTESATIGCELRAGGPLLRVAVAGAGQGPERRVRQADRDDEGGRGLLLVCALARMWGVRRGLAGEGHVVWADLPLGRAGR, encoded by the coding sequence ATGCGCGCCGGGAGCACGGTTCACCCGGACCAGCGACTGCGGTTCCTGCTGCCCGCGGCGGACACCTCACCCGCGGAGGCCCGCAGACGGACCCGGGGGCAGCTCATGGCCTGGGCGGCGACGCAGGAGACGTGCGAGAACGCCGCCCTGGTGATCTCCGAGCTGGTCACGAACGCGCTGCGGCACACCGAGAGCGCCACCATCGGCTGCGAGTTGCGCGCCGGCGGCCCCCTGCTGCGCGTCGCCGTCGCCGGCGCGGGCCAGGGGCCGGAGCGGCGGGTGCGGCAGGCGGACCGGGACGACGAGGGCGGGCGGGGCCTGCTGCTGGTGTGCGCCCTGGCCCGGATGTGGGGCGTGCGCCGCGGGCTCGCGGGCGAGGGCCACGTCGTCTGGGCCGACCTGCCGCTCGGCCGCGCCGGGCGCTGA